A genomic window from Martelella lutilitoris includes:
- a CDS encoding CHAT domain-containing protein — protein sequence MRSRGSQRKPGQGLAAVIVAVLALAPLLASVPAAALEIYRNGVPYDINAALPDGGAFDADGVDRRFDLGPVEGNLRLIQDQYDDCAALVDERISNWKKYGFDEADQRLVSEGECSVTIRNSDTGETVSSFYILIDDCDCFSALHFRYADDTRDAYEADAPDVIASIRSNNGLAPPSGHAGLGNNAYGRAVQALSGLSCVSEDLFATMNANERNAFMMTAFSAWSAIKVDDIAYDAGISENDGYSLDLSDANLRRVAETLPGAVRAMADDVDRYGNRFCPLVVGMTTQNLAYGYVGLGDLRVAQRDFNALFHDYLRVAQSLMQRHGCYDGALDAAFGPASRAAWNRMREGLGLDPRAGEFTPTVSDVAAIADMPVTGRACVTAENVLATNEEGLRLLDFLYLPHALPPLDRPWVRETLGPAFDRIAARGEWSALEEETALTLLSEKVAVAPGGDQRARAVAELMGEDGPAWGAPAYFAAMETADAGVAFTIEAAQRQSQMREEQVFSMPLGMFTTSDYGLVLTVSDREETSRVANVVLAHPEAFEALTVISGPAFEYLIAERMLQGATIHGKSPAGARRLLEDAALKGAPYAKAHLALMLEYGQGGEKDAARARALYEAAAEAGEGFAMAQLARQADGATPEAIAAALSWYQALVDLAGRKAEDYGPDADWAFSHSWIADFLANRMMDGSPALLSPAGAMMIATAADRSAAFAARLAETNLCAECGAVLDPMEGAKWLAKAAEKGDAEALFKLARLLDAFPEISEYKAEDFLRVFKQRYEGAPEGFERDSIRRESVAGAVAYDMRMARAADDGAAPVDVAEATLARVCDDDWQSCETVAKQFAAGRFGADLVAVGFDRLMALDSIELVDVLAAYGDFRGAAERAERAKDYELGALTSPADDREGSNIRNATIRRLVENRAPGDLQSLPDGLVGFLGLMASNGDKAAADFLRLIRAADPEAEPPLPDLQSAAETFAAVRARGGTSLGFVNSARRYGDALQAAGDNGQALAMELTALSAELRLDRLRELSEGPLSAELTRVCHLSNASERAFALGSDSLAVLLAKQAINRLQGVRADLATLPENLRGCFRDLIADNYRWLADLFIQQDRLSDAEFVLGLLKDFEAFQFTDRDLDFAGDAFATLPLTEAETALQAAIAALQPPAIADVRERDALLSRQEAGTLTAAEQERLNVLNGELAEADVAYQAGLETIFAALADLEESEPASETPLAEQSVQATILSGLQTNAVALHYLVMPDRLNILLTSRDEQLSYTIDSWNGEPFSEATLNAVLADLHLKFNDFFSDPRAESEMLHDLLIGPVEDDLARIDPDLLLLSQDRRLRYLPYQALYDGAEYLVERYDIASLTSSESEITGVAVAETPFAGLGLTRAVGDFSELPGVALEFGGLLSGDERYGFMDGALALDEAFDRSALAEALTIGGSSSVGAGTVHVASHFVLGNNEDDSYLLLGTGEHLPVSEIKGTAGDFDFSNVDLLTWSACETGRANPGSDGREIESLAKVTGERGAKATLATLWPVLDISTPLIMQRFYELREFGGLSKAEALATAQREFIQRRIGDRDVLDRESVVFQTAGRLGLPADPGSPITYDFDHPIFWAPFMLMGNWR from the coding sequence ATGAGAAGTCGGGGATCGCAGAGGAAGCCGGGGCAAGGCCTTGCCGCCGTCATCGTGGCCGTGCTGGCGCTTGCGCCCCTTCTTGCATCTGTCCCGGCAGCAGCCCTCGAGATCTACCGCAACGGCGTGCCCTATGACATCAATGCCGCGCTGCCGGACGGCGGGGCGTTCGACGCGGACGGCGTCGACCGTCGGTTCGACCTCGGGCCGGTCGAAGGCAATCTGCGCCTGATCCAGGACCAATATGATGATTGCGCGGCGCTCGTCGACGAGCGCATATCGAACTGGAAGAAATACGGTTTTGACGAGGCCGATCAACGTCTTGTGTCGGAGGGTGAATGCAGTGTCACAATACGCAATTCCGACACTGGCGAGACGGTGAGCTCCTTTTATATCCTGATTGACGATTGCGACTGTTTCTCCGCGCTGCACTTTCGCTACGCCGATGACACGCGCGATGCCTACGAGGCCGATGCACCGGACGTGATCGCCAGCATCCGCAGCAATAATGGTCTTGCGCCGCCTTCGGGCCATGCCGGGCTTGGCAACAACGCCTATGGCCGCGCGGTTCAGGCGCTTTCGGGGCTCTCCTGCGTTTCCGAAGACCTGTTTGCCACAATGAACGCCAATGAGCGCAATGCGTTCATGATGACCGCCTTTTCCGCCTGGTCGGCGATCAAGGTGGATGACATCGCCTATGACGCCGGGATCTCGGAGAACGATGGCTACAGTCTCGATCTTTCCGACGCCAATCTGCGGCGTGTCGCCGAAACCTTGCCGGGCGCGGTGAGGGCGATGGCCGACGATGTCGATCGCTACGGCAATCGCTTCTGTCCGTTGGTCGTTGGCATGACGACCCAGAACCTCGCTTACGGCTATGTCGGCCTCGGCGACCTGCGCGTCGCCCAGCGCGATTTCAATGCGCTATTCCACGACTATCTCCGCGTCGCCCAATCGCTGATGCAGCGCCATGGCTGCTATGATGGTGCGCTGGACGCGGCTTTCGGCCCGGCGAGCCGGGCGGCCTGGAACCGCATGCGCGAGGGGCTCGGCCTTGACCCGCGCGCCGGAGAATTCACCCCCACTGTTTCCGATGTCGCGGCGATCGCCGATATGCCGGTCACGGGCAGGGCTTGCGTGACGGCGGAAAACGTTCTCGCCACGAATGAAGAAGGCCTCCGGCTTCTCGACTTCCTCTATCTGCCGCACGCGCTTCCGCCGCTTGACCGGCCATGGGTTCGGGAAACGCTCGGCCCCGCCTTTGACCGGATCGCGGCGCGCGGCGAATGGAGCGCGCTTGAAGAGGAAACGGCGCTCACGCTTCTTTCCGAGAAGGTGGCCGTCGCGCCGGGCGGAGATCAGCGCGCCAGGGCCGTGGCCGAACTGATGGGAGAGGACGGCCCGGCATGGGGCGCTCCGGCCTATTTTGCCGCGATGGAGACGGCGGATGCCGGCGTCGCCTTCACGATCGAGGCGGCGCAGCGGCAGAGCCAGATGCGCGAGGAACAGGTCTTTTCCATGCCGCTCGGCATGTTCACCACGTCGGACTACGGGCTGGTGCTGACCGTCTCCGACCGCGAGGAGACGAGCCGCGTCGCCAATGTCGTTCTCGCGCATCCCGAAGCCTTTGAAGCCCTGACGGTCATCTCCGGGCCGGCCTTCGAGTATCTCATCGCCGAGCGGATGCTGCAGGGCGCGACCATCCACGGCAAATCCCCCGCCGGCGCGCGCCGCCTGCTGGAAGATGCTGCCTTGAAGGGTGCTCCCTATGCCAAGGCCCATCTGGCGCTGATGTTGGAATATGGCCAGGGCGGCGAAAAGGACGCTGCGCGCGCCCGCGCGCTCTACGAGGCGGCGGCTGAAGCCGGCGAAGGCTTTGCCATGGCGCAGCTGGCGCGGCAGGCAGATGGCGCCACGCCCGAGGCGATTGCGGCCGCACTTTCCTGGTATCAGGCGCTTGTCGATCTCGCTGGCCGGAAAGCCGAGGACTACGGACCGGATGCCGACTGGGCCTTCTCCCATTCCTGGATTGCCGACTTCCTTGCCAACCGGATGATGGATGGCAGCCCGGCGCTCCTGTCGCCTGCGGGAGCGATGATGATCGCGACCGCCGCCGACCGGTCCGCTGCCTTTGCCGCGCGGCTTGCCGAGACCAATCTCTGCGCGGAATGCGGCGCGGTGCTCGACCCGATGGAGGGCGCGAAGTGGCTGGCCAAGGCGGCCGAGAAGGGAGACGCCGAAGCGCTCTTCAAGCTGGCGCGGCTTCTCGATGCCTTTCCGGAGATCTCTGAATACAAGGCCGAGGATTTCCTTCGGGTGTTCAAGCAGCGTTATGAGGGCGCGCCTGAGGGCTTCGAGCGCGACAGCATCAGGCGGGAATCGGTTGCCGGCGCTGTTGCCTATGACATGCGCATGGCGCGCGCGGCAGACGATGGCGCAGCGCCCGTCGATGTGGCCGAGGCCACGCTGGCGCGCGTCTGCGACGATGACTGGCAGAGTTGCGAGACCGTCGCCAAGCAGTTTGCCGCCGGACGCTTTGGCGCCGATCTTGTTGCCGTGGGCTTTGACCGGCTGATGGCGCTCGATTCCATCGAGCTTGTCGACGTGCTCGCGGCCTATGGCGATTTTCGCGGTGCTGCCGAGCGGGCGGAGCGGGCGAAGGACTATGAGCTCGGCGCGTTGACCAGCCCTGCCGATGACCGCGAGGGAAGCAATATCCGCAACGCCACGATCCGCCGGCTGGTGGAAAACCGGGCGCCCGGCGACCTGCAATCGCTGCCGGACGGGCTGGTCGGCTTCCTCGGCCTGATGGCTTCCAACGGCGACAAGGCGGCGGCCGATTTTCTCCGCCTGATCCGCGCCGCCGATCCGGAAGCGGAGCCGCCGCTGCCGGACCTTCAGTCGGCTGCCGAGACCTTCGCGGCGGTGCGCGCGCGCGGCGGCACAAGTCTTGGCTTCGTCAATTCCGCCAGGCGCTACGGCGATGCGCTGCAGGCGGCCGGCGATAATGGCCAGGCGCTGGCCATGGAGCTGACGGCGCTTTCCGCCGAACTCCGGCTCGACCGGTTGCGCGAACTCTCCGAGGGGCCGCTGTCGGCCGAGCTCACCCGCGTCTGCCATCTCTCCAATGCCAGCGAGCGCGCCTTTGCCCTCGGCTCGGATTCGCTTGCCGTTCTGCTCGCCAAGCAGGCGATCAACCGGCTGCAGGGCGTGCGGGCGGACCTTGCGACCCTGCCGGAGAACCTGCGCGGCTGCTTCCGCGATCTGATCGCCGACAATTATCGCTGGCTTGCCGACCTCTTCATCCAGCAGGACCGACTGAGCGATGCCGAATTCGTCCTCGGCCTGCTGAAGGATTTCGAAGCCTTCCAGTTTACCGATCGCGATCTGGACTTTGCCGGCGATGCCTTCGCGACCTTGCCGCTGACGGAGGCGGAGACGGCGCTTCAGGCGGCCATTGCCGCGCTTCAGCCGCCAGCCATTGCCGATGTGCGCGAGCGCGACGCCCTGCTTTCGCGCCAGGAGGCGGGCACGCTCACGGCGGCGGAGCAGGAGCGGCTGAATGTTCTGAACGGTGAGCTCGCCGAGGCAGATGTTGCGTATCAGGCCGGGCTGGAGACGATCTTCGCGGCGCTTGCCGATCTCGAGGAGAGCGAGCCGGCGAGCGAGACGCCGCTTGCCGAGCAATCCGTCCAGGCGACCATCCTGTCCGGTCTGCAAACCAATGCGGTGGCGCTGCATTATCTGGTGATGCCGGATCGGCTCAACATCCTGCTGACATCGCGGGACGAACAACTGAGCTACACGATCGACAGCTGGAACGGCGAACCGTTCTCGGAGGCCACGCTCAATGCGGTGCTCGCCGATCTGCATCTCAAGTTCAACGATTTCTTCAGCGATCCGCGCGCCGAGAGCGAGATGCTCCATGACCTTCTGATCGGGCCGGTGGAGGACGATCTTGCCCGGATTGATCCCGATCTTCTGCTGCTCTCGCAGGACAGGCGGCTTCGCTATCTGCCCTATCAGGCGCTTTATGACGGCGCGGAATATCTGGTGGAGCGCTATGATATCGCCAGCCTCACCAGCAGCGAGAGCGAGATCACCGGCGTTGCCGTGGCCGAGACGCCCTTTGCCGGGCTGGGGCTGACCCGTGCGGTCGGCGATTTCTCCGAGCTGCCGGGCGTGGCGCTGGAATTCGGCGGGCTTTTGAGCGGCGACGAGCGCTACGGTTTCATGGATGGCGCTCTCGCGCTCGATGAGGCCTTCGACCGGTCAGCCCTTGCCGAGGCGCTGACGATCGGCGGGTCCTCGTCTGTCGGGGCAGGGACGGTGCATGTCGCCTCGCATTTCGTGCTCGGCAACAACGAGGACGATTCCTACCTTCTGCTGGGCACCGGCGAGCATCTGCCGGTGAGCGAGATCAAGGGAACGGCCGGCGATTTCGATTTCTCCAATGTCGACCTTCTGACCTGGTCGGCCTGCGAGACGGGCCGGGCCAATCCGGGCTCGGACGGACGCGAGATCGAGAGCCTTGCCAAGGTCACCGGCGAGCGCGGCGCCAAGGCGACGCTGGCGACCCTCTGGCCGGTGCTCGATATTTCGACGCCGCTGATCATGCAGCGCTTCTATGAATTGCGCGAATTCGGCGGTCTGTCCAAGGCCGAGGCGCTGGCGACCGCCCAGCGCGAATTCATCCAGCGCCGGATCGGCGATCGCGATGTGCTCGACAGGGAAAGCGTCGTCTTCCAGACCGCTGGCCGCCTCGGCCTTCCCGCCGATCCGGGTTCGCCGATCACCTATGATTTCGATCACCCGATCTTCTGGGCGCCTTTCATGCTGATGGGGAACTGGCGATGA
- a CDS encoding heavy metal translocating P-type ATPase → MTSREQIRRLLVAFPLVGLSAGLAARYAGAAELAVAAFFVATLPVLAFLLADAVSSLKRGEFGIDLLAALSMTGALAFGETLAAAIVALMYAGGSYLEVLADRRARREMTALLERAPRTALRYRDGHTEEVAVETVLPGDRLLIRRGDVIPADGELLSGMAVLDQSALTGEAEPVRQASGGSLLSGATNVGDAFDMTARRAAAESTYAGIVRLVEKAQAAKAPMARLADRYALFFLAATLAGVAATWWVTGDPLRVVAVLVVATPCPLILAVPVALMSGVSSAARRGILLKGGRVIEAIASVRSVVLDKTGTLTVGRPGLTEIRPTDGYEQDALLQLAASLDLACKHPMASALVAAAKRKELSLSQPERVVETPGEGVEGYVDGRYVVVGGRRFAEARRRGHDVSCRWEKAATPAGTSVVHVLVDGARAGELHFSDQVRAGARSVFDTLRGNGVENIVLATGDAEAAARHMASGLGFDRVLSNLSSDQKVLSVLSERKNGAVMMVGDGVNDAPALAAADIGVAMGARGSAASVEAADAVLLLDDLGLLVPVFSIARRTMRIAYQSMIAGIVLSIAAMGFAAAGYLDPVAGALLQEAIDLAVVLNALRALSSGREAANG, encoded by the coding sequence ATGACGTCACGCGAACAGATCAGGCGACTGCTCGTCGCATTTCCCCTCGTCGGCCTGTCGGCCGGGCTTGCCGCGCGCTATGCCGGCGCCGCGGAACTGGCGGTCGCGGCCTTCTTCGTCGCGACCCTGCCGGTACTCGCCTTTCTGCTGGCGGATGCTGTCTCCTCTCTGAAGCGCGGCGAGTTCGGCATCGACCTCCTGGCGGCGCTGTCGATGACGGGCGCGCTCGCCTTCGGGGAGACGCTGGCCGCAGCCATCGTCGCGCTGATGTATGCTGGCGGCAGCTATCTTGAGGTTCTCGCCGACCGCCGGGCGCGCCGCGAGATGACGGCGCTGCTGGAACGCGCGCCGCGCACGGCGCTGCGCTATCGCGACGGACACACCGAGGAGGTTGCGGTCGAAACCGTCCTGCCGGGCGATCGCCTGCTGATCCGCCGGGGCGATGTCATACCGGCCGATGGCGAGCTTCTTTCGGGCATGGCCGTGCTCGACCAGTCGGCGCTGACCGGCGAGGCCGAGCCGGTGCGCCAGGCCTCCGGCGGAAGCCTGTTGAGCGGGGCGACCAATGTCGGCGATGCCTTCGACATGACGGCGCGGCGCGCGGCCGCCGAGAGCACCTATGCCGGAATTGTCCGCCTGGTGGAAAAGGCGCAGGCCGCGAAAGCGCCGATGGCGCGCCTTGCCGATCGCTACGCGCTGTTCTTCCTGGCCGCGACGCTTGCAGGCGTCGCCGCCACCTGGTGGGTTACCGGCGATCCGCTGCGCGTGGTCGCCGTGCTGGTGGTCGCGACCCCCTGTCCGCTGATCCTCGCCGTGCCGGTCGCGCTGATGTCCGGCGTCTCCTCCGCGGCTCGACGTGGCATATTGCTGAAGGGCGGCAGGGTCATCGAGGCGATCGCTTCAGTCCGTTCCGTGGTGCTGGACAAGACCGGCACGCTCACCGTCGGCCGGCCGGGACTGACGGAGATCCGGCCCACCGACGGCTATGAACAGGACGCGTTGCTTCAGCTTGCCGCCTCGCTGGATCTTGCCTGCAAACATCCGATGGCCAGCGCGCTCGTTGCTGCGGCGAAGCGGAAGGAGCTTTCGCTCAGCCAGCCCGAAAGGGTTGTCGAGACGCCGGGAGAAGGCGTCGAAGGCTATGTCGATGGCCGTTATGTAGTGGTCGGCGGACGGCGCTTTGCCGAGGCGCGCCGGCGCGGCCACGATGTTTCCTGCCGTTGGGAGAAGGCCGCGACGCCGGCCGGCACCTCGGTCGTCCATGTTCTGGTCGACGGAGCGCGCGCCGGCGAACTGCATTTTTCCGATCAGGTGAGGGCCGGCGCCCGCTCGGTGTTCGACACGTTGCGCGGCAATGGCGTGGAGAACATCGTGCTCGCGACGGGCGATGCCGAGGCGGCGGCGCGACACATGGCCTCCGGTCTCGGCTTCGACCGCGTGCTCTCGAACCTTTCCTCCGACCAGAAAGTGCTGAGCGTGCTCTCCGAGCGCAAGAACGGCGCGGTGATGATGGTCGGCGACGGCGTTAACGATGCGCCGGCGCTGGCGGCGGCCGACATCGGCGTCGCCATGGGCGCGCGCGGCTCTGCGGCCTCCGTCGAGGCGGCGGATGCGGTGCTGCTTCTGGATGACCTCGGCCTTCTGGTGCCGGTCTTCTCAATCGCCCGCCGCACCATGCGGATCGCCTACCAGAGCATGATCGCCGGCATAGTTCTTTCCATCGCGGCGATGGGCTTTGCCGCCGCCGGCTATCTCGATCCCGTCGCCGGCGCGCTGTTGCAGGAGGCAATCGATCTCGCCGTGGTGCTCAATGCCCTGCGGGCACTGTCATCGGGACGCGAAGCCGCCAACGGATGA
- a CDS encoding alpha/beta hydrolase: MRLARIALLSLLPLFVTPPLFAQEAARFDPIAFELELAAVEAPAERLVLVDAAIAALEAAPDPDPEIYFDLSALRLEILREAGETAAAAAAAEELADFAIRMSGQLDRNPLPYLDLAATLYTETEAYREALRVLDTEIAYRRNGGQAGQVLADLLNRKAEVARLRGDMAAAEEFAGQAQFAIMSTRMGKRSGQDGGFSAVDVFYATDRARTGDADPAEFYGYGRGDLEYGVVTVTIPDTHVPGAIETPSIWKLEFGPSPARHVMVQKVDPMEADAYFSKMSSDLAGRERKEIVVFIHGFNTRFDAAAKRAAQLAYDMDYRGVPVLYSWPSAGQTVRYVADTAVVRLSGRRLSMFLEDLRARSGADTIHIVAHSMGNRALTDALELMALRDGIKEGDDPVFGQVFFAAPDVDAGLFREMMKTIHPLAERLTLYTSENDWALVASRKLHGNAPRAGQGGDSVTTDELFDTIDMSDLGEDMLAHTYFADDSSALADIVSLIWRNPPPNVRCGMTETVTETGETAWKYQKGSCFDKTMIGLISHLWSKSDISRADISTLISELVTDQAAASEIEGRLDAYIAPEGQEAN; the protein is encoded by the coding sequence ATGCGTCTTGCGCGAATTGCCCTCCTCTCCCTCCTTCCGCTGTTTGTCACGCCGCCGCTCTTCGCCCAGGAAGCCGCACGCTTCGACCCGATCGCTTTCGAGCTGGAACTGGCTGCTGTCGAGGCTCCGGCGGAGCGTCTTGTCCTGGTTGATGCGGCCATTGCAGCGCTCGAAGCTGCGCCCGATCCGGACCCCGAAATCTATTTCGATCTTTCGGCGCTGAGGCTTGAGATCCTGCGCGAGGCCGGCGAGACGGCGGCAGCGGCAGCGGCAGCCGAGGAACTGGCCGATTTCGCAATCCGCATGAGCGGGCAGCTTGACCGCAATCCGCTCCCCTATCTGGATCTTGCGGCCACGCTCTACACCGAGACGGAAGCCTATCGCGAAGCCTTGCGCGTGCTCGATACCGAGATCGCCTATCGCCGGAATGGCGGTCAGGCGGGTCAGGTGCTGGCGGACCTTCTGAACCGCAAGGCGGAGGTCGCCAGGCTGCGCGGCGACATGGCGGCGGCTGAGGAATTTGCGGGCCAGGCCCAGTTTGCGATCATGTCCACGCGCATGGGCAAGCGCAGCGGTCAGGATGGGGGGTTCAGCGCGGTGGACGTCTTCTACGCCACGGACCGCGCGCGCACCGGCGATGCCGACCCCGCCGAATTCTACGGCTATGGACGCGGTGATCTCGAATATGGCGTCGTCACCGTCACCATTCCCGATACGCATGTGCCGGGCGCCATCGAGACACCCTCCATCTGGAAGCTCGAATTCGGCCCCTCACCCGCCAGACACGTGATGGTGCAGAAGGTCGACCCGATGGAGGCGGATGCCTATTTCTCGAAGATGAGCAGCGATCTTGCGGGGCGCGAGCGCAAGGAAATCGTCGTCTTCATCCACGGCTTCAACACCCGGTTCGATGCCGCCGCCAAGCGCGCCGCCCAGCTCGCCTATGACATGGATTATCGCGGCGTGCCGGTGCTCTATTCCTGGCCGTCCGCCGGCCAGACGGTGCGCTATGTCGCCGATACGGCGGTCGTCCGGCTCAGCGGCCGGCGGCTTTCCATGTTTCTGGAAGACCTGCGCGCCCGCTCCGGCGCCGACACGATCCACATCGTCGCCCACAGCATGGGCAACCGCGCGCTGACCGACGCGCTGGAACTGATGGCGCTGCGGGACGGGATCAAGGAAGGCGACGATCCGGTCTTCGGCCAGGTGTTCTTCGCCGCGCCCGATGTCGATGCCGGCCTGTTCAGGGAGATGATGAAGACCATTCATCCGCTGGCCGAGCGCCTGACCCTCTACACCTCGGAAAACGACTGGGCGCTGGTCGCCTCGAGGAAGCTGCACGGCAATGCGCCGCGCGCCGGTCAGGGCGGCGACAGCGTGACGACGGACGAGTTGTTCGACACGATCGACATGTCCGATCTCGGCGAGGACATGCTGGCGCATACCTATTTCGCCGATGACAGTTCCGCGCTCGCCGACATCGTCTCGCTGATCTGGCGCAACCCGCCGCCGAATGTGCGCTGCGGCATGACCGAGACCGTCACTGAAACCGGCGAGACGGCCTGGAAATACCAGAAGGGCAGCTGTTTCGACAAAACCATGATCGGCCTGATCAGCCATTTGTGGAGCAAGAGCGATATCTCGCGCGCGGATATTTCAACCCTGATTTCCGAGCTCGTCACCGACCAGGCAGCGGCGAGCGAGATCGAAGGCCGGCTCGACGCCTATATCGCGCCCGAAGGGCAGGAGGCGAATTGA
- a CDS encoding mechanosensitive ion channel family protein: MTAITARLSAFAFAILALPRLSLAQDVSDAPDKLSPIERLGAVLSFFADNATAAAARLEVLMLGLDDFPAEVSGFLHGLSEDGFSLGAVILRVILCLGIGAAAEAVFRTIFRRLRAGFDPKSLAQRIIHVAVDLAGLLIFAMVGGWPLLMSVQADPGAQLFVVTYLTAFFAIRGFALLARIPLSPGRADLRIVALSDPAAGKLYWQSVGIFALAIFFLATTSLLRQAGMPADETLTLSLFSRSVVTLLLIIACLTNRFSVAAILATDPAGRSRGPGWKSLSAVWHLFAIFYICLSWFGTSLLLLLNRPQAGTLSVLSFMIILALVIGCLLMDDWAARADARDRARRRAALEAEPQMALPDDVPTFAQFFARLGQAAAVLVALLALIRLWSGPWQGLSNPRITAIMPSLTQLLVTLALAYVGWHLVLIGSQRMLLKAAYAEGTDEAEKALRQSRVATVLPLVRNTLLITIASIAAIIAISALGIDVLPLLAGAGIVGIAIGMGSQTLVKDVISGIFFLVDDAFRVGDLVDVGVASGTVERAGIRSVQIRHPLGAIHTVPFGEIRTIANKSRDWAAMWLEFRLPLETDLDGLEPRFRALNDAFLADPVHGRNLVAPLENAGIVMIDDSAMVLRIVYKCRPGTQFALRAVVYDAVRRMFREAGISIAPREVRLRAEPDFSYTRQRDVPSSLTKGDGDEGA; encoded by the coding sequence ATGACAGCAATAACCGCGCGGCTTTCCGCATTTGCCTTCGCTATCCTTGCGCTGCCGCGCCTTTCTCTTGCTCAGGACGTCTCTGACGCGCCGGACAAGCTGTCGCCGATCGAGCGGCTGGGCGCCGTGCTCTCCTTCTTTGCCGACAATGCGACGGCGGCGGCAGCGCGGCTTGAAGTGCTGATGCTGGGACTTGATGATTTTCCGGCCGAGGTTTCCGGTTTCCTGCATGGGCTGAGCGAGGACGGCTTCAGCCTCGGGGCCGTGATCCTGCGGGTCATCCTTTGTCTCGGCATCGGCGCGGCCGCCGAGGCCGTGTTCAGGACGATCTTCCGCCGGCTGAGGGCCGGGTTTGATCCGAAGAGCCTCGCCCAGAGGATCATCCATGTCGCCGTCGATCTTGCCGGTCTCCTGATCTTCGCCATGGTCGGCGGCTGGCCGCTGTTGATGAGCGTTCAGGCCGATCCCGGCGCGCAGCTTTTCGTCGTCACCTATCTGACGGCTTTCTTCGCCATCCGCGGTTTCGCGCTGCTTGCCCGTATACCGCTGTCGCCCGGACGCGCCGATCTGAGGATCGTGGCGCTCTCGGATCCGGCCGCCGGCAAGCTCTACTGGCAGTCCGTCGGTATTTTCGCGCTGGCAATCTTCTTTCTCGCCACGACCTCGCTCCTGAGGCAGGCCGGCATGCCGGCCGACGAGACGCTGACGCTCTCGCTGTTCTCGCGCTCGGTAGTCACGCTGCTTCTGATCATCGCCTGCCTGACCAATCGTTTCTCCGTGGCGGCGATCCTGGCGACCGATCCGGCCGGGCGCAGCCGCGGGCCTGGCTGGAAATCGCTGAGCGCCGTCTGGCACCTCTTCGCGATCTTCTACATCTGCCTCTCCTGGTTCGGCACGTCGCTGCTTTTGCTGCTCAACCGACCGCAGGCAGGAACGCTTTCGGTTCTGAGCTTCATGATCATTCTGGCGCTCGTCATCGGCTGCCTGTTGATGGATGACTGGGCGGCGCGGGCGGATGCGCGCGATCGCGCCCGACGGCGGGCAGCGCTTGAAGCCGAACCGCAGATGGCGCTGCCGGACGACGTGCCGACCTTCGCGCAGTTCTTTGCCCGGCTCGGGCAGGCCGCCGCCGTGCTTGTGGCGCTGCTGGCGCTCATCCGCCTGTGGAGCGGCCCCTGGCAGGGGCTTTCCAACCCGCGCATCACGGCGATCATGCCCTCGCTGACCCAACTTCTCGTCACCTTGGCGCTCGCCTATGTCGGCTGGCATCTCGTGTTAATCGGCTCGCAGCGCATGCTGTTGAAGGCGGCCTATGCTGAAGGGACGGACGAGGCGGAAAAGGCATTGCGCCAAAGCCGCGTGGCCACGGTCCTGCCGCTGGTGCGCAACACCCTGCTGATCACGATCGCCTCGATCGCCGCGATCATTGCGATCTCGGCGCTCGGCATTGACGTGCTGCCGCTTCTGGCCGGCGCCGGCATCGTCGGCATCGCCATCGGCATGGGCAGCCAGACGCTGGTGAAGGATGTCATTTCCGGCATCTTCTTCCTCGTCGACGACGCCTTCCGCGTCGGCGATCTTGTCGATGTCGGGGTCGCCAGCGGTACGGTCGAGCGGGCCGGCATCCGTTCGGTCCAGATCCGCCATCCGCTCGGCGCGATCCATACCGTTCCCTTCGGCGAGATCCGCACCATCGCCAACAAGTCGCGCGACTGGGCGGCCATGTGGCTGGAGTTCCGGCTGCCGCTCGAAACCGATCTCGACGGGCTGGAGCCGCGCTTCAGGGCTCTCAATGATGCGTTCCTTGCCGATCCCGTTCATGGCCGGAACCTGGTCGCGCCGCTTGAAAATGCCGGCATCGTCATGATCGACGACAGCGCCATGGTGTTGCGCATCGTTTACAAGTGCCGGCCCGGAACCCAGTTTGCCCTGCGCGCGGTCGTCTATGACGCCGTGCGGCGCATGTTCCGCGAGGCGGGCATTTCGATCGCGCCGCGCGAGGTGCGGCTCCGGGCGGAACCCGATTTCTCCTATACGCGGCAGCGGGACGTCCCGTCGTCGCTGACCAAGGGAGACGGTGATGAGGGCGCCTGA